AGGACGACCAGCGCGACCGTCGGCAGGACGCCGATCCAGCCCCCCACCACGAACAGGAGCATGATGTCAAGCAGGGGGATGAGCAACAGCAGGGCGATCATCCGGAGCATGCCCGTCCGTAGCGGGCCAGCACTCAAAATAGAACCGCTTCCGGCCGGATTCCCAGTGATCGAGCGAGCGCGCCGGGACGCAGGATACTTGACCGGCGACCGCTTCCGCCCGATATGGACGACTCCGCGGCGCGCACGAACGTCGAGTGGCGCGAGTGGGGCCAGGAGCCCTTCGAGGTGGCCGATCGGGCGGGCAAGCCGGTCCTGCTCTCGCTGTCGGCTCCGTGGTGTGCCCACTGCCACGAGATGGACGCCACCACCTACACCGAGCCGCGCATCGCCGCGAACATCAACGACGGGTTCGTGCCGGTCCGGGTCGACGTGGACCGCCACCCGCGGGTCCGCGAACGCTACAACATGGGCGGGTTCCCCTCGACCGTCTTCTGCACGCCCGAGGGTGACATCCTCACCGGCGCCGGCTACCTCGGGATCGACGGCTTCCGGGAGATCTTGGACTCCGTGCGGCGCACCTGGGACGGCGAGGGCGAGGACGCCGGTCGCGTCCCGCGCGCACTCCGGGACGGGACGCCACCGAGCGGTGAGGTCACCGCCCGCATCGAGGAGCACATGGTCGAGCAGTTGCTCGGGGCCTTCGACGAGGAGTTCGGCGGCTGGGGCTCGGACGCGAAATTCCCCCTCCCGCGGACCGTGGAGTTCGCACTTGTCCGGGCCCGAGATCAGGCCACCCGGACGCTGGAGGCCATCCAGACGCACCTGCTCGACACCTACGACGGCGGCTTCTACCGCTACGCGACGGGCCGGGACTGGAGCGACCCCCACCGGGAGAAACTGCTCGACGAGAACGCCGCGCTGGTCCGCGCGTTCGCCCGTGCGTACCGCTACACCGGCGAAGACTCCTACCGGAGCTCCGCCGAGTCGACCGTCGAGTACCTGACGACGGACCTGTGGACCGGCGACGCCTTCGCCGCCAGCCAGGCCGGCGACGACGACTACTACCGGATGGGGCCCACCGACCGCGAGGAGGCCGAGCCGCCGGCGGTCGACGAGACGGTGCTGGCCGACCGGAACGGGATGGCGGCCGGGGCGCTCTTCTCCCTGCACGCCTACACCGACGACGAGTCCGCGCGCCGGTACGCCGAGCGAGCCCTCGACCACGTCCTCGACGACCTGGTCGACGAGGGCGAGGTCACCCACTACCGGACCGACGAGGAGACCGGCGAGGCCGGACTGCTCGCCGACCAGACGGGGGTCCTGCAGGGGCTGACGACCGGCTGGCAGGTGACGGGCGGCTACGAGGACGCCGCCGTCGCCGTCGCCGACTACGCGCTGGCCGAACTGGGAGACGACGCGAGCGGGGCGTTCCGGGACGGGGTCGCGACGGGCCCCGGCCTGCTGGACCAGCCGCTCTACCCGCTCGACACCAACGTCGAACTCGCCGACGCGCTGATCGACCTGGCGGCGCTGACCGGGGAGGACCGGTACCGCGAACGGGCCCGCGAGGCCGTCGCGGCGTTCGCGGGTGCGGCCGAGCGCATGGGCGTCGAGGTCGCTAGTTTCGCGACGGTGGCCGCGCGCCTCCAGTCGCTGCGGGTCTTCCGGGTGGGGACGCCCGCCGGCAGCGACCTCCACCGCGCCGCCCTGCGAGTCGCCGACCACGAGGCGGTCGTCGTGCCCGACGCGGACGTCCCGGACGGCGAAGCGAGGGTGATCGACGACGGCGAACCGACCGGGACGGCCGAATCGCCCGACGGCCTGGCTGAACTGGCGACCGGTTCATAAAAACCACGGCGGTAAACCTGCGATGCGTTTATATCCCCGG
Above is a genomic segment from Halorientalis sp. LT38 containing:
- a CDS encoding DUF255 domain-containing protein, which produces MDDSAARTNVEWREWGQEPFEVADRAGKPVLLSLSAPWCAHCHEMDATTYTEPRIAANINDGFVPVRVDVDRHPRVRERYNMGGFPSTVFCTPEGDILTGAGYLGIDGFREILDSVRRTWDGEGEDAGRVPRALRDGTPPSGEVTARIEEHMVEQLLGAFDEEFGGWGSDAKFPLPRTVEFALVRARDQATRTLEAIQTHLLDTYDGGFYRYATGRDWSDPHREKLLDENAALVRAFARAYRYTGEDSYRSSAESTVEYLTTDLWTGDAFAASQAGDDDYYRMGPTDREEAEPPAVDETVLADRNGMAAGALFSLHAYTDDESARRYAERALDHVLDDLVDEGEVTHYRTDEETGEAGLLADQTGVLQGLTTGWQVTGGYEDAAVAVADYALAELGDDASGAFRDGVATGPGLLDQPLYPLDTNVELADALIDLAALTGEDRYRERAREAVAAFAGAAERMGVEVASFATVAARLQSLRVFRVGTPAGSDLHRAALRVADHEAVVVPDADVPDGEARVIDDGEPTGTAESPDGLAELATGS